From the Leucobacter denitrificans genome, one window contains:
- a CDS encoding amidohydrolase, which produces MDADMPRADAIAVWGGEILAVGDLATVRAEATAKVGPNFLEYDLGGATILPGFIDAHTHVEMIALSRHLWIDVRDLTSPEAIVERLTKRAADLPKGEWAIGQGTFGQELPTKAQLDAAFPDRAVAVRWTMHKYVVNQAALETSGIDELTTAPPGARIQRDEQGHLNGVLEEAWDLLAIPPYTKERLELAIQESLRELFLKNGVTTVHEIGCTAEGLQAMQVLARTHEIPRLGVLLTARPGHQPLIDATKNTARVLGGQLGDDRYWIQGIKVFMDGGRDGAFRSEDLNAPADGWGLLTRLYPTLVEELVAAVRAGMQVCTHAIGDLAQEIAVSAIERVHQLFPEIDHRLRIEHFFNESFGTKHLERLVAAGGIAVPNPGFVFAEPDDPAKRQPPGAAKFSLRTLNRIQGRIPGNSDTAGAQPFTTNPWFTMQCMLQLTNKNGIEVSPGETVDVQTALKAFTVDAAYATMQETKKGRLAPGYFADLAVVDSDPFELATEDFAGVQTLATIVGGDVVHGSLSARAAAPSGEGQ; this is translated from the coding sequence ATGGATGCGGACATGCCCCGCGCCGACGCGATCGCCGTATGGGGAGGGGAGATTCTCGCCGTTGGCGACCTTGCGACTGTACGAGCGGAGGCGACTGCAAAGGTAGGACCCAACTTTCTGGAATATGACCTCGGAGGAGCAACGATCCTCCCGGGATTCATCGATGCCCACACCCACGTCGAGATGATCGCACTCTCTCGCCACCTCTGGATTGATGTGCGAGACCTCACCTCACCTGAAGCGATCGTGGAGCGTCTTACCAAGCGTGCTGCTGACCTACCCAAAGGCGAGTGGGCAATTGGACAAGGAACTTTCGGGCAGGAGCTACCAACCAAAGCCCAACTCGACGCGGCATTCCCTGATCGAGCCGTTGCCGTGCGATGGACGATGCACAAATACGTCGTGAATCAAGCTGCGCTCGAAACCAGCGGTATTGATGAGCTCACAACCGCTCCTCCCGGAGCACGGATCCAGCGAGACGAACAGGGTCATCTCAATGGTGTGCTCGAGGAGGCATGGGATCTCCTCGCCATACCACCGTATACAAAAGAACGGCTAGAGCTGGCCATCCAGGAGTCTCTCCGCGAGCTGTTCCTCAAGAACGGTGTCACCACAGTGCACGAGATCGGGTGCACGGCTGAGGGACTGCAGGCGATGCAGGTTCTAGCTCGCACACACGAAATTCCTCGTCTCGGCGTGCTTCTTACCGCACGGCCTGGCCACCAGCCGCTCATCGATGCGACGAAAAACACTGCTCGAGTGCTGGGCGGTCAACTTGGCGATGATCGATATTGGATCCAAGGAATCAAGGTTTTCATGGATGGTGGACGAGATGGAGCCTTCCGGTCTGAGGATCTTAATGCTCCTGCCGACGGGTGGGGATTGCTGACACGGCTGTACCCAACACTTGTTGAAGAACTTGTCGCTGCCGTGCGAGCCGGTATGCAGGTGTGCACGCATGCTATTGGTGACCTAGCCCAAGAGATTGCAGTGTCGGCAATCGAGCGGGTACATCAATTGTTTCCAGAGATCGACCATCGTTTACGAATCGAGCACTTCTTCAATGAGAGTTTCGGCACCAAACATCTCGAGCGACTCGTGGCTGCTGGGGGAATTGCTGTACCGAACCCCGGTTTCGTATTTGCGGAGCCTGACGACCCCGCGAAACGTCAACCACCTGGAGCAGCGAAATTCTCCCTGAGAACACTCAATAGGATCCAGGGGCGCATACCCGGCAATTCCGATACGGCAGGTGCGCAGCCATTCACTACGAACCCGTGGTTCACAATGCAGTGCATGTTGCAACTCACAAACAAGAATGGTATCGAGGTGAGCCCCGGCGAAACCGTGGATGTGCAAACCGCGCTTAAGGCGTTCACTGTCGATGCGGCCTACGCCACCATGCAGGAGACAAAGAAAGGTCGACTCGCTCCCGGGTACTTCGCCGACCTCGCAGTAGTCGACAGCGACCCCTTTGAACTCGCGACAGAGGACTTCGCCGGTGTGCAAACGCTCGCAACCATTGTGGGCGGTGACGTGGTGCACGGTTCGTTGTCGGCGCGTGCCGCCGCACCCAGTGGAGAAGGACAATGA